The DNA window CACCGGCTTCGCCTGGGTGGTAACGGGCGGCACGACGAACAGCGACGGCGATATCCGCGTCGAGTTCTACGATCCGGAGGCAGCCGACGGTGACCCCGATTTCGACGGAGTCGATGCCGAGACTTTCCTTGGTTCGGCCACCGGCACCCTCACGACGTCCGGCACGACCGGCGTCTCCTACTGGGCCTTTGACACTCCGGTCAACTTCACCAGCGCGGGGACCGGAATCGCGGTGAGGATTCTCAGCACCGAGAAGCTGCGGCTCAAGGCGCAGGAGAACATCGCTACCGGCTTCCGCTATTCGAACCAAGGCGACGGGATCTTCGCGATCAACAACAGCGTGCGCCTGACCCTGTTCGGAACCGCCGCGCTTCCGGGTGGGACGGCGATCACCGGCATCACCAGTTCGGGTGGCAACGTGACGATCTCGTTTACCGGCACGCCGGGCAATCCGGGGCTCTTCACCGTCACCGAGTCTGCCGATCTCGTCACCGCCTTCACCGCGGTCGATCCGGGTGACATCGTGACCGGTGTCACGGAAGGCGCCGCCGGGGAGTACAGCGTGGTGATCGATGTCTCCGGAAAGGGGCCGAAGTACTTCTTCCGTATCGAGGACTAGCCCGACCCGCGCGCCTCGTCGGTGAGGCGCGCGAGCATCGCCTCGAGCCGGGTGGCGACATCGCCGGCCGGCATGTGGGCTGACAGGCGGTCGGCCCACAGGGGGAAGGCCATCGGGGTGAGGCGTTCGGTCTCGACTAGCTTCAGCGGACGTTCGGCAATATCGTCGAGCGTCCTCTTCAGCCGGGTCCACTCAAGCTGCCGGTGGAGGATCTCGCGGCGCGATTGCTCGAGCAGGAGGTTGTCCGGATCGTAATTGGAAAAGACTTCGAACAGAAGCGACGAGGAAACCTGCAGGTCGCGGGTCGGACGTCGCTTGCCGGGCAGGTCGGGGATCAGCAGTCCGGCGACGCGCGCCACCTCGCGGAATTGTCGTCGCGCCATCTCGGCGGTGTTCATGCTCTTGAGCAGGTCGTCGGTCAGCTCCGCCGGATCGAGGGCGGCTCGCAGCATCGACTCATCGAGCGAGAGCCCGTGTCGTGCGATCAGCGAAAAGCCGTAGTCGTTCTGGGTGACATCGATCGATTCGCCGATCTCGCGTGAGATCCGGAACGCGGCGAGTGCGGCGAGGCCCTCATGAACCAAGCGGCCCGCGAAGGGATAGATGAACAGATGTTCGCCTTCCTTGGTGCGGGTGAACTCGACGACCAATTCGCGCGTTCCCGGGAGCGAGGACCAACGCTGCTGGATGTTCAGGATCGGCGTGACCGCGTCGTGCTCGGCGGCTGGAGCGCAGGGTTCGTGGAGACGCCTTGCGACGGCGGACGCGAGTTCGGTGGACAACGGCATCTTGCCACCGTTCCAGATCGGGACCTGGCCGCGGTGTTTCGTGGTCGAGACCCGGACGGTTGCCGTGAGTTTGTGAAAGCGGATGAGCTCGAGCTGTCGCCCGCCGAAGATGAACGCCTGCCCCGGCCTCAGTTTGGTGATGAAGCTTTCCTCGATCGTTCCGAGGGTTCTGCCGCTGGCGAACTTCACCGTGATCGCCGAGTCGCTGGTGATGGTGCCGATGTTCAGCCGGTGGAGTTGGGCGGCCCGCTTGTCGTCGAAGCGCAGGACACCCTTCACAAGTCGTGCCTTGCGGTACTGCGGATAAGCCTTCAGCGCGCTGCCGCCCTCGGTGATGAAGCCGATGAGCCACTCCCACTCGCTTGCGTCGAGATCCCGGTAGGCGAGGGTATCGCGGAATTCCTCCAGCAAGGCTTCGGGCCGGTCCGGTTCGCCGAGCACGCAGGTCAGTGTGTGTTGGACGAGGACGTCGAGTGGCTTGCGGAGCAGCGGGCGTGACTCGATCTGTCGCGCGTGCCACGCATCCCGCGCCGCGGCGAATTCCAACAACTCGAAGGCGTGGCTCGGGACACCGACGATCCTGCTGGTTTCTCCCGGACGGTGACCCGACCGGCCGGCGCGTTGGGCGAGTCGCGCGATGCCCTTCGGGCTGCCGACCTGGATCACCTGGTCGACCGGCGCGAAGTCGACACCGAGGTCGAGCGACGAAGTGCACACGACACAGCGCAGCGTGCCGCCCTTGAGACCGGCCTCGACCGCGGCGCGCTCCTTGCGGGCAAGAGATCCGTGATGCATTGCGATCCGCTCACGCAGGTCGGGCATCGCTTCGCCGATTTCCTGAAACCAGATCTCCGTCTGCGAGCGCGTGTTGGTGAAGAGCAGGGTCGATCCCGCATTCCTGATGCGCTTGGCGACCGCATCGACCATCTTGGTACCGAGGTGTCCCGACCACGGAAAGCTTTCGATCTCGTCCGGGATCAGCGTTTCGATCTCGAGCGGCTTCTCAAGCTTCGCCGAGAGGGTCACGGCTTTGCGGTGGGACGGCCCGAGCAGCGAGTCGCGGGCTTCGTCGAGATTGCCCAGCGTCGCGGACAGTCCCCAGATCCGGAGTTGCGGAAACCACCGGCGCAGGCGGGCGAGGCAGAGTTCGGTCTGGATGCCGCGTTTGGTGCCGAGCAGTTCGTGCCACTCGTCGACCACCACCGCCCGGAGATGCCGCAATTTGTCGCGGAAATCGGAGTGGGTGAGCATCAGCGAGAGGCTCTCGGGAGTGGTGACCAGGCAGAACGGCAGCCGCTCGCGGAGCTTGGCCCGGCGGTAGGACGAAGTGTCGCCGGTCCGGGCCTCGACGTCCCACGGAAGGTCGATCGCCTCGATAGGTTCGCGGAGGGACTTGAGCGTGTCGGACGCCAGCGCGCGCAACGGCGTGATCCACAGCACGGAGCAGGGGGCCGGTTTTTCCGAAGGGTGCGCCGAGAGCGCTTCGTCGAGCGGGCCGAGCCATGCGGCGAGAGTCTTGCCGAAGCCTGTCGGCGCGTGGAGCAGGCCGGACTTGCCCGAGCGGTAGGCGTTCCAGCACTCGGTCTGGAATTCCATGGGCTCGCCTCGTGCGTCGCCGAACCACTTGGCGAGCGGGTCACTGAGCGGGAGGGAAGGAACGGATCGGACGGGCACCGCCATCAGCCATGGTCCGGGCGCCGGGAAATGCCAGCGGGAAATCGAGTGTGGCCTCGCCTTGGCTTGGCCGGTCGATGTAACCTTCGGGAAGCGGCGTGCGTACCGCTTCCGGAATTCCACCCCTCCAATCATGAAACGCCTGATCCTGCTGACCCTCGCGGTCCTCGCTCCGTTTTCCGCCGCCGATGAGAAACGCGATCCTGTCGAGGATACGCTGCGCGAGGCATGGGCCGAGTACAAAACCGGCAATTACGACGTCACCCGCGAGAAGCTCGCCGAGGTGATGAAGATGCTTGAGGAGAAGGACGCCGAGAAGATCGAGGAGTTGCTGCCGAAGGAACTCGACGGATGGGAAGGCGAGACACTCCAACGCGACGACCTGGGTGCTGTCGGTGGAGGGCTTTCGATTTCAAGGCTCTACGAGGACGACAAGAAGAAGGTGACCGTCAAGGTGGTGAAGAACTCACCGTTGATGAAGACCCTCATTCCTTTGCTGGCGAACGAGCAGTTGATCGAACTTTCCGGCCGCAAGACGCACCGCATTTCCGGCGAGACCGCGGTGATGGATGGTCCGAAGAAGCTTCAGATGGTGCTCGATGGGCGCATCTACGTGGAACTCGCGGGCAGCGGCGAGGCGGAAGAGAAGGACATCGTTTCCCTCGCCCGCAAGCTCGACCTCCGGGCCTTGGAGAAGATCAAGTGAGCGGCTCCGGCGAGTCTCCGATGGACCGCGGTTTCTCCGCGCGCTCGGCCGAAGGGAAGATCAAGGAGGAGCGGGTCGCGGTCGAGGAACCGCTGCAGATCACGCTCGACGGGCATCCGGTTGCGGTGGTGATGCGGACGCCGGGTCACGATGCCGATCTGGTGCGGGGTTTCCTTGTGACCGAGGGCATCGTTGCTTCGCCCGCTGTGGTCCGGAAGATCGAACATCGGGACAACCACGCGTTGGTCTTTCTCGACGACGAGGCCGATTTCGATCCTGCGAGCCTGCGGCGAAATCTCTTCAGCGCGTCGTCTTGCGGGATCTGTGGAAAGGCCAGCATCGAAGGAGTGTTCAGTCACTTTGAGCCGCTTCGGGAGATTGCTCCGTTTTCAAACTCATCCTTGCTCGGCGCTCCGGAAAAACTCCGGGCGGCGCAGCCGACCTTTGACGTGACCGGAGGGCTGCATGCAGCCGCTCTCTTCGACCGGGCGGGACAGATGCTGGCCCTGCGTGAGGATGTCGGGCGACACAACGCGGTCGACAAGGTGATCGGTCATGCGCTCGCCGGTGAACTTCCGATGGAGGACGGCTTCCTGATGGTGTCCGGGCGGGTTTCGTTCGAGATCCTGCAAAAGGCGCTTGGGGCAAGGATTCCGCTGGTGGCGGCGATCTCGGCGCCGTCATCGCTGGCGATCGAGTTCGCGGGCAGGTCCGGCCAGACGCTCGTCGCTTTTCTGAGGCCTCCGAAGTTCAATGTGTATGCGGGGGAGGTGATGTGGGAAAGGTAGGGCTGAGCGCCCTCGCTCAGCCGTGGTAGTTCGGATTCAACAGGTCGGGCGGCGGCGGACCGGGGCGGTCCGCCCTACCTTATCGTCCATCAGGATCCCTCGATCGTCACCTCGACGCTCTTGCTGGTCGGCGTGTTGCTTCCCTCCGCCACGCTTCCGACCGGGATCAGTTCGTTCGCCTCGGGGAAGTAGGCCGCGGCCATGCCCCGGGGCATTTCGTAGGGCACCGCGCGGAAACCGTGCACGCTCCGGCTACGGTCATTCCAGTAGCTCGTGATTATGACTTCATCGAGCGGACGGATACTGCGCTCCTTCAGATCGTCCGGGTTGGCGAAAACAATCCGCCGACCGTTGGCGATGCCGCGGTAGCGGTCGTGGTTGCCATAGACGGTCGTGTTGAACTGGTCGTGGCTGCGCAGCGTCTGGAGGATCATCCGGCCGTTCCGTGCCGAAAACGCATCCAGCTCCGCGGAAGAGAACTCCGCCTTTCCGGACTCCGTGTTCCAGACCCGCTCCTTGGCCGCATTCGGCAGGTAGAAACCGCCGGGCTCGCGGACCCGCTCGTTGTATCGCTCGAATCCCGGTACGACCGCCTCGATCCACTCCCGGATCCGGTCATAATCCTCAGCCAGCCAGCGCCAGCGGACGTTGCCGGTATCGCCGACCGTGGCCTCGGCGATCCGGGCGACAATTTCCGGCTCCGAGAGCAAGTCCGGCGATGCCGGTGTCAGCCGTCCCTGTGATGCCTGCACCACGCCCATCGAGTTCTCGCAGGTGACGAACCGGCCGCCGTCGTCCTCGCTGCGGCCGAGGCAGGGGAGGATCAAAGCGCGTTGGCCGTGAATCAGGTGGCTGCGGTTGAGCTTGGTCGAGATGTGGCAGGTCAAGCGGCAGCGCCGCAGGGCCTCGGCGGTGAAGGAGGTGTCCGGTGTGGCCTGGGCGAAGTTGCCGCCGAGTCCGACGAACACCTTGGCTTCGCCACCGTGCATCGCGAGGATCGAGCCGACGGTGTCGACCCCGTGTTTCCTTGGTGAGGTGATTCCCGCTTGCAGGTCGAGGGCGGCGAGGAACTTCTCGGGCATCTTCTCCCAGATGCCGACGGTCCGGTCGCCCTGCACATTGCTGTGACCGCGCACCGGGCAGAGTCCGGCTCCGGGGCGGCCGATCGCGCCGAGCATGAGGTGGACGTTGACGATTTCGCGAATCGTCGCGACCGCGTTGCGGTGCTGGGTCAGACCCATCGCCCAGCAGGTGATGACCTTCCTCTCGCCGGATGCCATCAGCTCGGCCAGTTCGCGGATCGCGTCGCGCGAAATGCCGGAGAGTTCCTCGATCCGCTCCCACGGCGTCGACTCGACCGTTTTACGGTAATCATCGTAGCCGGCCGTGTGTTCGGCGACGAACGTCTCGTCGGCTTCAAGGTACTTGGCGATGCCCCGGAACAGCGCCATGTCGCCATTGATCCGGACCTGCAGGTAGGTCGATGCCAGTGGCGTGGCTTTTCCGAGCAGTCCGGAAAGCTTCTGCGGGTGGGCAAAGCCGGTGAGCCCGGCCTCCTTGAGAGGGTTGATGGCGATCAGTTTGGCCCCGCGCTGCACGGCCTCTTCCAGCGTCGTGAGCATCCGCGGGTGGTTGGTCCCGGGATTCTGGCCGGCGCAGAGGATGACGTCGGCTTGCGCGAAGTCATCGAGGCTCACCGTGCCTTTGCCGACACCGATCGCGGCGTTGAGGGCGGCCCCGCTCGACTCGTGGCACATGTTCGAGCAGTCCGGCAGGTTGTTGGTGCCGAAAGCGCGGGCGAGGAGTTGGTAAAGGAAGGCCGCCTCGTTGCTGGCGCGGCCGGAGGTGTAGAAAACCGCCTCATCCGGCGAGGCGAGCCCGTTCAGTTCCTCGGCAAGGATGGCGAACGCTTCATCCCACGAAACGGGCTCGTAGTGGTTCGCACCCTCGCGCAGTAGCATGGGTTCCGCGAGCCGGCCTTGGCGGTCGTGCCAGGCGTCGTCGCGCGACATCAGGTCATCGACCGAGTGTTGGGCGAAAAACTCCTGTCCGATGGTGGCCCGCATCGCTTCGGAGGCGACCGCCTTGGCTCCGTTTTCGCAGAACTCGGCGACGGATCGCTCGTCATCGGGATCCGGCCACGCGCAGCTGGGACAATCGAAGCCGCCGATCTGGTTGAGATCGAGCAGTGCCTTGGTACCGCGTGCGACACCGTCGCGGCCGATAACATGCTTGAGTGATGACGCCACCGCCGGCATGCCTGCCGCCCAGGTTTTCGGATCGCTGACTTCGGGCGACTCGTCGCTCATGACCGAAACCTATCAGCGGGTGGCCGGGGTAGCCAGTGGTCGCTGAAATGGAAAAGGCGGACAGGGTGCCCTGTCCGCCTTGGGTGAGTCTACAGAATGATCAGCGGCGTTCGCGCTCACGCTCTTGGCGCGGGGCTTCTTCCCGCTTCTTCTGGGCGAGGCGCTCGTTCAGCTCGTTGATCTGGCGCTGCTGCTTCTCGATCTGCTCGGCCATGCGCCGGAGTTGTTCGCCAATCTCCTCGAAACGCCGGTTCTGGCGTTCGAACATCTCGGCTCCGGGGCGCGCCATCGGCATGTCACGCTTCGGCTGATCCGCCTTTTTCGGCTCCGGCTTGGGTCCGTCGGGCTCGATGCTGACCTGTTGGCGTTTGCCCTTCTTGATCACGGAGAGCTTCAGCGGGCGACCCGATTTCCCGGATGCGGCGACCGCTTCGCGGAGCACGTCGAGGTTCGCAATCTTGCGATCGCCGGCAGCGATCAGGATGTCATTCGATTCAAGGCCGGCCTTGGCGGCCGGACTGCCGTCGATCACTCGGGTGACGATCAAGCCGGCTTCCTTCGGCAGGTCGAGATGGGTGCGGAGGAGTTCGCCTACCGGTTCCGCCATCACACCGATGCGCCACGGGTTGTCGGTCTTCGGGCCTTCCGCGCGCGGAGCGTTTCGCCACGGGTTCTCGCCGCCGGCACGTCGCAGCGCGTTCTGGATGCGCTCGCGTTGTTCCGGTGTCAGGTCGCCCATGGCGACGCCGGACTCCGCCATCCGTTCGCGGATGCGCTTCATCATCTCTTCCGGGTTCACGTCCCGGCCTTCGATGATTTCGATTTCCCGGACCTGAGGGCGCTCGCGGTCCTGGGCGGCGGCGGGCAGAATGGCGCAAGCCGCGGCGGCGGCGCCGATGAGGGTTTGGATGGATTGGTGTTTCATGGTGTCACTCCGGTAAGCGCCGCGACACCGTCGCGTTTGTCTGTGCAAACTTGGAGAGACTCCGGACCAGGATGGATAAGATGGATTGGATCATGGACCCGGATGAGTCCGCTGCGGCAGTGCGCTTCCTTCAGCATCGATTGCCCAAATTTTCAAAGCATCCCGTCCATCTTGGTCCATTCGGTCTCGGCGAGCGGGCCGGGTGACCTACCACTTCTTGAAATCCGGCTTGGCCTCCGGGTTCTTCGACGGCAGCAGGGCATCGGTGTCCTTGCGCAAGGCATCGAGTTTGGCCTTCAGCTCGCGCACACGGTCCGGTTGTTCCTCGGCGAGGTTGCGTTTCTCGCCGGGATCGGCCGCGAGGTTGTAGAGCTCCATGCCCTTGCCCCAGTAGAAGTCGATCAGCTTCCAGTCGCCGTCGCGCACGGCGGCTGACGGGATGCCGCCCTGATTTCCCCAGTGCGGGTAGTGCCAGAACAGCGGACGGGGGTCGTGATCCGACTCGGGATTCTTGAGCAAATGAAGGAAGCTAACGCCGTCCTTGTGCTGCTCCGGCAGCGGATCGATGCCGCAGGCATCAAGGATGGTTGGGTAGAAGTCGGTCGAAATGACCGGGGCGTTGCAAACGACTCCCCCGCGGAAACCCTTCGGCCAGCGGACAATCAAGGGTTCCAGA is part of the Haloferula helveola genome and encodes:
- a CDS encoding ligase-associated DNA damage response DEXH box helicase, which codes for MPVRSVPSLPLSDPLAKWFGDARGEPMEFQTECWNAYRSGKSGLLHAPTGFGKTLAAWLGPLDEALSAHPSEKPAPCSVLWITPLRALASDTLKSLREPIEAIDLPWDVEARTGDTSSYRRAKLRERLPFCLVTTPESLSLMLTHSDFRDKLRHLRAVVVDEWHELLGTKRGIQTELCLARLRRWFPQLRIWGLSATLGNLDEARDSLLGPSHRKAVTLSAKLEKPLEIETLIPDEIESFPWSGHLGTKMVDAVAKRIRNAGSTLLFTNTRSQTEIWFQEIGEAMPDLRERIAMHHGSLARKERAAVEAGLKGGTLRCVVCTSSLDLGVDFAPVDQVIQVGSPKGIARLAQRAGRSGHRPGETSRIVGVPSHAFELLEFAAARDAWHARQIESRPLLRKPLDVLVQHTLTCVLGEPDRPEALLEEFRDTLAYRDLDASEWEWLIGFITEGGSALKAYPQYRKARLVKGVLRFDDKRAAQLHRLNIGTITSDSAITVKFASGRTLGTIEESFITKLRPGQAFIFGGRQLELIRFHKLTATVRVSTTKHRGQVPIWNGGKMPLSTELASAVARRLHEPCAPAAEHDAVTPILNIQQRWSSLPGTRELVVEFTRTKEGEHLFIYPFAGRLVHEGLAALAAFRISREIGESIDVTQNDYGFSLIARHGLSLDESMLRAALDPAELTDDLLKSMNTAEMARRQFREVARVAGLLIPDLPGKRRPTRDLQVSSSLLFEVFSNYDPDNLLLEQSRREILHRQLEWTRLKRTLDDIAERPLKLVETERLTPMAFPLWADRLSAHMPAGDVATRLEAMLARLTDEARGSG
- a CDS encoding PDZ domain-containing protein, yielding MKHQSIQTLIGAAAAACAILPAAAQDRERPQVREIEIIEGRDVNPEEMMKRIRERMAESGVAMGDLTPEQRERIQNALRRAGGENPWRNAPRAEGPKTDNPWRIGVMAEPVGELLRTHLDLPKEAGLIVTRVIDGSPAAKAGLESNDILIAAGDRKIANLDVLREAVAASGKSGRPLKLSVIKKGKRQQVSIEPDGPKPEPKKADQPKRDMPMARPGAEMFERQNRRFEEIGEQLRRMAEQIEKQQRQINELNERLAQKKREEAPRQERERERR
- the fdhD gene encoding formate dehydrogenase accessory sulfurtransferase FdhD, which translates into the protein MDRGFSARSAEGKIKEERVAVEEPLQITLDGHPVAVVMRTPGHDADLVRGFLVTEGIVASPAVVRKIEHRDNHALVFLDDEADFDPASLRRNLFSASSCGICGKASIEGVFSHFEPLREIAPFSNSSLLGAPEKLRAAQPTFDVTGGLHAAALFDRAGQMLALREDVGRHNAVDKVIGHALAGELPMEDGFLMVSGRVSFEILQKALGARIPLVAAISAPSSLAIEFAGRSGQTLVAFLRPPKFNVYAGEVMWER
- a CDS encoding FdhF/YdeP family oxidoreductase, which gives rise to MSDESPEVSDPKTWAAGMPAVASSLKHVIGRDGVARGTKALLDLNQIGGFDCPSCAWPDPDDERSVAEFCENGAKAVASEAMRATIGQEFFAQHSVDDLMSRDDAWHDRQGRLAEPMLLREGANHYEPVSWDEAFAILAEELNGLASPDEAVFYTSGRASNEAAFLYQLLARAFGTNNLPDCSNMCHESSGAALNAAIGVGKGTVSLDDFAQADVILCAGQNPGTNHPRMLTTLEEAVQRGAKLIAINPLKEAGLTGFAHPQKLSGLLGKATPLASTYLQVRINGDMALFRGIAKYLEADETFVAEHTAGYDDYRKTVESTPWERIEELSGISRDAIRELAELMASGERKVITCWAMGLTQHRNAVATIREIVNVHLMLGAIGRPGAGLCPVRGHSNVQGDRTVGIWEKMPEKFLAALDLQAGITSPRKHGVDTVGSILAMHGGEAKVFVGLGGNFAQATPDTSFTAEALRRCRLTCHISTKLNRSHLIHGQRALILPCLGRSEDDGGRFVTCENSMGVVQASQGRLTPASPDLLSEPEIVARIAEATVGDTGNVRWRWLAEDYDRIREWIEAVVPGFERYNERVREPGGFYLPNAAKERVWNTESGKAEFSSAELDAFSARNGRMILQTLRSHDQFNTTVYGNHDRYRGIANGRRIVFANPDDLKERSIRPLDEVIITSYWNDRSRSVHGFRAVPYEMPRGMAAAYFPEANELIPVGSVAEGSNTPTSKSVEVTIEGS